Proteins found in one Methanothermobacter thermautotrophicus genomic segment:
- a CDS encoding ATP-binding cassette domain-containing protein, with the protein MIEKITVIGGYDKFGEKEPVELVEIRKGEIFGVVGPTGSGKSSLIGDIEQLAQMDTFSKRKILVNDEEPSYEDRTNPRKKMVAQLSQNMNFLADMTVGEFLSLHAKCRGASEKCVDRVIELANTLTGEPIKKEHDLTILSGGQSRALMVADVAIISDSPIVLIDEIENAGIRKHDALNVLAGHGKIVLVVTHDPVLALMTDKRIVMKHGGMQKIVTTTPQEKRISRELNKIDELMLSLREKVRRGELVEDIDLSEIINDSK; encoded by the coding sequence ATGATAGAGAAAATTACTGTAATCGGCGGTTATGATAAGTTCGGAGAAAAGGAACCCGTAGAACTGGTTGAAATAAGGAAGGGTGAAATATTTGGAGTTGTTGGTCCCACAGGTAGTGGTAAAAGTTCACTTATAGGTGATATCGAACAGCTGGCACAGATGGACACCTTCTCAAAGAGGAAAATCCTTGTAAACGATGAGGAGCCAAGTTATGAGGATCGTACAAATCCCAGGAAAAAGATGGTGGCCCAGCTATCACAGAACATGAATTTCCTGGCTGATATGACCGTCGGGGAGTTCCTCAGCCTTCATGCCAAGTGCAGGGGTGCCAGTGAGAAGTGTGTGGACCGCGTCATCGAACTTGCAAACACCCTGACAGGGGAGCCCATTAAAAAGGAGCATGACCTCACAATACTGAGTGGAGGCCAGTCAAGGGCTTTGATGGTTGCAGACGTGGCAATAATAAGTGACTCACCCATTGTACTGATAGATGAAATTGAGAATGCAGGTATACGGAAGCATGACGCCCTCAATGTGCTGGCAGGGCATGGTAAGATCGTCCTTGTTGTAACCCATGACCCTGTACTTGCACTCATGACCGATAAGAGGATAGTCATGAAGCACGGCGGTATGCAGAAGATAGTTACAACAACCCCCCAGGAGAAGAGGATATCCCGGGAGCTGAACAAGATCGATGAACTCATGCTCAGCCTCCGTGAAAAGGTCCGGAGGGGGGAGCTGGTCGAGGATATAGACCTGAGCGAAATAATAAATGACTCCAAATAG
- the comA gene encoding phosphosulfolactate synthase: MNAFDFLAPSRSGKPRKIGITMVLDKGMGPASARDLMEISSDYVDFIKFGWGTLPLHSRSTVKEKINMYRSFDVEPYPGGTLFEIAYLKGKVEEYFQEARSLGFETLEISNGTVEIETEEKCSIIEMAVDEGFRVISEVGKKDPSMDRLLEPEDRVTLVEADLRAGASMVLMEARESGQNIGIYDERGNIKEDEFNYLTERLPMERIIWEAPQKSQQVYFILKIGPDVNLGNIPPEEITALETIRRGLRGDTLGKVNL, translated from the coding sequence ATGAACGCCTTTGATTTTCTCGCCCCGTCAAGGAGTGGGAAACCCCGAAAAATTGGAATAACCATGGTTCTTGATAAGGGAATGGGACCTGCGAGCGCCCGTGACCTCATGGAGATATCATCAGATTACGTTGACTTCATAAAGTTTGGATGGGGAACACTACCCCTCCACAGCCGCTCCACTGTAAAGGAAAAGATAAATATGTACAGATCATTCGATGTGGAGCCCTATCCAGGGGGTACACTATTCGAGATAGCCTACCTCAAAGGTAAGGTGGAGGAATACTTCCAGGAGGCCCGAAGCCTCGGATTTGAAACACTTGAAATATCCAACGGGACTGTGGAAATTGAAACCGAAGAAAAATGTAGTATAATTGAAATGGCCGTTGATGAGGGATTCCGGGTCATATCCGAGGTTGGTAAAAAGGATCCATCCATGGACAGACTTCTTGAACCCGAGGATAGGGTCACGCTGGTGGAGGCTGATCTCAGGGCAGGAGCATCCATGGTCCTCATGGAGGCCCGTGAGAGCGGACAGAACATAGGTATATACGATGAGAGGGGAAACATCAAGGAGGACGAATTCAACTATCTCACTGAAAGGCTCCCCATGGAGAGAATAATATGGGAGGCGCCCCAGAAAAGTCAGCAGGTTTACTTCATTTTAAAGATTGGACCCGATGTTAACCTTGGAAACATACCCCCCGAAGAGATAACAGCCCTTGAAACAATACGCAGAGGCTTGAGGGGAGACACTCTCGGAAAGGTGAATCTTTAA
- a CDS encoding pyruvate kinase alpha/beta domain-containing protein, translated as MEKKICYFEEPGKENTERVLELVRERADQLGIRDFVVASVSGETALMLSEMVEGNIVSVTHHAGFREKGKLELEADARDDLIERGVKVYAGSHALSGVGRGISNRFGGVTPVEVMAETLRMVSQGFKVCVEIAIMAADAGLIPVDEEVIAIGGTAWGADTAVVLTPAHMNSVFDLRIHEVIAMPRP; from the coding sequence ATGGAGAAGAAGATATGTTACTTTGAGGAACCAGGTAAGGAAAACACTGAGAGGGTCCTTGAACTTGTAAGGGAGAGGGCTGACCAGCTTGGAATCAGGGATTTTGTTGTGGCATCGGTTTCAGGCGAGACGGCCCTCATGTTATCTGAAATGGTTGAGGGCAACATTGTATCTGTAACCCACCATGCAGGTTTCAGGGAGAAGGGAAAGCTTGAACTGGAGGCTGATGCAAGGGATGACCTCATCGAGAGGGGTGTGAAGGTCTATGCTGGTTCACATGCCCTCAGTGGTGTTGGAAGGGGGATATCAAACAGGTTTGGGGGCGTCACGCCCGTGGAGGTGATGGCCGAAACCCTGAGGATGGTCTCCCAGGGATTCAAGGTATGTGTAGAGATAGCCATAATGGCCGCAGACGCTGGACTCATCCCCGTTGATGAGGAGGTTATAGCCATAGGTGGAACCGCCTGGGGTGCTGACACAGCCGTTGTACTCACACCCGCCCACATGAACAGTGTATTTGACCTCCGGATCCATGAGGTAATTGCAATGCCCAGACCATAA